The proteins below are encoded in one region of candidate division WOR-3 bacterium:
- the cas10 gene encoding type III-A CRISPR-associated protein Cas10/Csm1, whose amino-acid sequence MYNKEEYQSLILAALLHDIGKFYQRTGREPQYFAEFSIEDYGEHGAHSKWSASFVKEYLPAVYSNIAIPILYHHKPMDELSKIINKADALSSTERLRAGSGDPKKSRLLPILARIFNQEWDERGFKLNPLCLDETKIFPTEPAIATDLTTEYQHLWENFIKEITRLDEKTNFDGFFNTLLYILQKYTWCIPSAAFKFEPDVSLYDHLKSTAAIAAVLYLSHSNKFRLIGGDISGLQKFLYNIASPDEAQSGMAQRLRGRSFYLSILVETIALFILQKLNLPLTNLIWCGGGNFTILAPESSDLLEIKTVLDEWLLEKYQGELSVVMASIDIDENGFINFGDSLNQLQAEIAKEKLHKFYDISWHKTFEFIGDVCKICGKDTSVNPCNDCVVHEKIGQKIPYSKYLFIAPHTTQLNDNVVSIKFDPLNYVWGLTSSIDDVPPDSIMIFILNTTDTYLGKPFPNTAVCFKFIAQHVPRKNNQILTFQEIQKLSAGGEFLGILRMDVDDLGLIFTFGLGENRTLSRVAALSRSIDLFFSGYLNKLAEAIGDIYLLYSGGDDLFIVGPWNKSVKIAEEIYKKFKEYSGNNPEIHISGGIHLIKHKFPIGIAANIAKEKLEGFAKRNIRNGKEKDSIALFDFAAFWSDALPALEFADGLITFIKEKKLSHSFVYNILQIYWTHFADDGKENPGWVPKFLYHLKRNVPPLDNESKENIVYNELLTKMPKMIKTTPLWATLALLATRHKK is encoded by the coding sequence ATGTATAATAAAGAAGAATATCAATCCCTTATCCTCGCCGCCCTGTTGCATGATATAGGAAAGTTTTATCAGCGGACGGGAAGAGAACCTCAATATTTTGCTGAGTTCTCTATTGAGGATTATGGTGAACACGGTGCACACAGTAAATGGAGTGCCAGTTTTGTTAAAGAATATCTACCTGCTGTTTATTCTAATATTGCAATTCCCATTTTATATCATCATAAGCCTATGGATGAGTTATCAAAGATTATCAATAAAGCTGATGCTCTATCTTCAACTGAAAGGTTAAGAGCTGGTTCAGGCGATCCTAAAAAGTCAAGGCTATTGCCAATTTTAGCTAGGATTTTTAATCAGGAATGGGATGAAAGAGGGTTCAAACTTAATCCTTTATGTTTAGACGAGACAAAAATATTCCCGACGGAACCAGCGATAGCGACTGATTTAACTACGGAATATCAGCATCTGTGGGAAAATTTTATTAAAGAAATCACACGATTGGATGAAAAGACTAATTTTGATGGATTCTTTAACACATTGCTTTACATCCTCCAAAAGTATACCTGGTGCATACCCAGTGCGGCATTTAAATTTGAACCAGATGTATCATTATATGACCATCTTAAAAGCACTGCTGCAATTGCTGCAGTATTGTACTTATCTCATTCAAATAAATTCCGCTTAATTGGTGGTGATATTTCTGGTTTACAAAAATTTCTTTATAATATTGCTTCACCAGACGAAGCCCAGTCGGGAATGGCACAACGGCTTCGTGGACGTTCTTTCTATTTATCGATACTTGTTGAAACCATCGCTTTATTCATCCTGCAAAAGCTTAATTTACCACTAACGAATTTAATTTGGTGTGGCGGTGGGAATTTTACAATCCTTGCTCCAGAATCTTCTGATTTGCTTGAGATAAAAACAGTCCTTGATGAATGGCTGCTTGAAAAATACCAGGGCGAACTTTCGGTGGTTATGGCAAGTATCGATATTGATGAGAATGGATTTATAAACTTCGGGGATTCTCTTAACCAGTTACAGGCTGAAATTGCAAAAGAAAAATTGCATAAATTTTATGATATCTCTTGGCATAAAACTTTTGAATTTATTGGTGATGTATGCAAAATTTGTGGCAAAGATACCAGTGTAAATCCTTGTAACGATTGCGTGGTACACGAAAAAATTGGGCAAAAAATACCTTATAGTAAATATCTTTTTATTGCCCCTCACACTACTCAGTTGAATGATAATGTGGTTTCAATAAAATTTGACCCATTAAATTATGTGTGGGGTTTGACATCTTCAATTGATGATGTGCCACCCGATTCAATAATGATATTTATTCTAAATACTACGGATACCTATCTTGGAAAACCCTTTCCTAATACTGCAGTATGCTTCAAATTTATTGCCCAACATGTGCCGCGAAAGAATAACCAAATTCTTACCTTTCAGGAAATTCAAAAGTTGAGTGCCGGCGGGGAATTTCTCGGCATTTTGCGGATGGATGTTGATGATTTAGGTTTGATATTTACATTTGGGTTGGGAGAAAATCGAACTTTATCCCGAGTTGCTGCACTAAGTCGTTCAATAGATTTATTCTTCAGCGGTTATTTGAACAAGTTAGCCGAGGCGATAGGTGATATTTATCTTCTTTATTCGGGGGGTGACGATCTATTTATAGTTGGTCCTTGGAATAAATCTGTAAAAATTGCTGAAGAGATATACAAAAAATTTAAAGAATATTCCGGCAATAATCCAGAAATTCACATCTCAGGTGGAATCCATCTTATTAAACACAAATTTCCTATTGGTATTGCCGCAAATATTGCAAAAGAAAAATTGGAAGGCTTCGCTAAAAGAAATATTAGAAATGGAAAAGAAAAGGATTCCATTGCATTATTTGATTTCGCAGCATTTTGGTCCGATGCCCTTCCTGCTTTGGAATTTGCTGATGGTCTAATTACATTTATTAAGGAGAAAAAGTTATCCCATAGTTTTGTCTATAATATTCTCCAAATCTACTGGACTCACTTTGCTGATGATGGAAAAGAAAATCCAGGGTGGGTTCCGAAGTTTCTCTATCATTTAAAAAGAAATGTCCCTCCCTTAGATAATGAAAGCAAAGAGAATATTGTATATAACGAATTATTAACAAAAATGCCCAAAATGATAAAAACTACGCCTCTATGGGCAACTCTTGCCTTGCTTGCTACAAGGCATAAAAAATAA
- the csm2 gene encoding type III-A CRISPR-associated protein Csm2 has product MSQGDDFKDIFKDGFLSDAALSKAEEIASGLRGLSTTKMRQYFDDLKGLRRIIESGATAAQIKVKLHLIKSRAHYDIKRIVKKQEKAMSELKDLLVAGIDIILKSSDVLQSTKDFSTFFENLYGYFYAQATKKEEE; this is encoded by the coding sequence ATGTCACAGGGTGATGATTTTAAGGATATCTTCAAAGATGGCTTCCTCAGCGATGCAGCATTAAGTAAAGCCGAGGAAATTGCAAGTGGTTTGAGAGGTTTATCGACCACCAAAATGCGGCAGTATTTTGATGATTTGAAGGGACTGCGAAGAATCATAGAGAGCGGTGCCACTGCGGCACAAATAAAGGTTAAACTTCATTTAATAAAATCCCGTGCGCATTATGATATTAAAAGAATAGTTAAAAAACAAGAGAAAGCTATGAGCGAACTGAAAGATTTGCTTGTAGCTGGAATAGACATCATACTGAAAAGCAGCGATGTTTTACAATCTACAAAAGATTTTTCTACATTCTTTGAAAATCTTTACGGGTATTTTTATGCGCAAGCAACCAAAAAAGAGGAGGAATGA
- the cas6 gene encoding CRISPR system precrRNA processing endoribonuclease RAMP protein Cas6 has translation MEFAEFDIKYRIIDTLTLPPYKGSTIRGAFGNIFRKVVCPFKNKECNECLVSTKCVYTYVFETPVPEGAKIMRKYEHAPHPFIIEPPLDNKTVYERDEALTFELILISKAIDYLPYFIYAFEMIGEKGIGRERKKIKLTSIAQKKGLLYDADTKLLKQKVISQKIDFSVPKQKIKTIKIEFQTPTRIVYQGIILRNPEFYKIIPNLLRRLFLISYFHCDSLLDINFNALLEKAKAIKTNLEYFEYKQLERFSSRQNKKIPMDGFVGTVIYEGDLTPFYPYLKAGEVLHIGKGTAFGMGKYRMLAL, from the coding sequence ATGGAATTTGCTGAATTTGATATTAAATATCGGATAATAGATACACTAACTCTACCTCCATACAAAGGCTCAACCATACGCGGGGCTTTTGGGAATATCTTCCGCAAGGTTGTCTGCCCTTTCAAAAATAAGGAGTGCAATGAATGTCTTGTCTCAACAAAATGTGTCTATACCTATGTTTTTGAAACACCAGTTCCTGAAGGGGCAAAGATAATGCGAAAATATGAACATGCCCCGCATCCCTTTATAATTGAACCACCGCTTGATAACAAGACTGTATATGAAAGAGACGAAGCGTTAACTTTTGAACTCATCCTTATCAGCAAGGCGATAGATTATCTACCCTATTTTATCTATGCATTTGAGATGATTGGTGAAAAAGGAATTGGCAGGGAAAGAAAAAAAATAAAACTCACTTCAATAGCGCAGAAAAAAGGTCTTCTTTATGATGCCGACACGAAATTATTAAAACAGAAAGTGATATCTCAAAAAATAGACTTCTCAGTTCCAAAGCAAAAGATTAAAACGATAAAAATTGAATTTCAAACGCCCACCCGGATTGTTTATCAAGGGATCATATTAAGAAATCCTGAATTTTACAAAATCATTCCCAATCTGCTGCGTCGGTTATTCTTGATCTCCTATTTCCATTGTGATAGCCTTTTAGATATAAACTTTAATGCTTTATTAGAAAAAGCCAAGGCAATCAAAACAAATTTAGAATATTTTGAATATAAACAGTTAGAAAGATTCTCCAGTAGACAGAATAAAAAGATTCCGATGGATGGTTTTGTTGGCACGGTGATCTATGAAGGCGATTTGACGCCGTTTTATCCTTATCTGAAGGCGGGTGAGGTTTTACATATTGGCAAAGGCACTGCCTTTGGAATGGGCAAGTATAGGATGTTGGCTTTGTGA